CGTTGTCACGCTCAAGGACGGCCGCAGCCTGAATGCGAAACTGCTGGTGGGCGCCGACGGTGCCGATTCGGTGGTACGGCACGCAGCCGCTATCGAAACCCAATCGCTTAATCTGCACCAGAAAGGCATCGTCGCCACGGTCACGACCGAAAAACCGCACGAAGCCACGGCGCGCCAGCGCTTTCTTGCCACCGGGCCGCTGGCCTTCCTGCCGCTTGGCGAAGCGCACACCTGTTCCATTGTCTGGTCGGCCGACACGGCGCGGGCTGATCATCTGACTGCGCTCGATGATGTGGCTTTTATTGCGGAATTGCAGAAATCTTTCGGCGATTCCCTGGGGTTGATTCAGAAGATCAGCCCACGCGCCGCTTTCCCCTTGGCGCTGTCCCATGCCAAGGCCTACACCGCGCCGCACTTGGCCCTGGTCGGCGATGCCGCGCACACGGTGCATCCGCTCGCTGGGCAGGGCGTGAACCTGGGTTTCCTGGATGCCGCCACGCTGGCTGAAGTCCTGCTCGATGCCGCCGCGAAGCAGAAGGACATCGGCGCGCATGAAGTGCTGCGGCGCTACGAGCGCTGGCGCAAGGGCGATAACCTCGCGATGGTTTCCATCACGGGCGGGTTCAAATATCTTTTTGGCAATGAGCTGCCGGTCGTCAGCCAGTTGCGGAATTGGGGGTTGGATCTCACCAATGCCGCGACGCCGATCAAGAATTTAATTATGAGAAGGGCTAGTGGGCTGGAAGGGGATTTACCGAAATTGACGCGCCGAGCGCTGTGACTCTTTTTTATCCCCTCTCTCCCCTTGCGGGGGGGGGTGAGGCGGAGTTGTCGTGAACACACTTAACGTGTGTTCACGCCGCCGAACGGGTGCAAGTGGTTTTCTTGCACCCCGGCGGGAACGAGGGAGAGGGGGAATATTATTTTTTGTCGAGTGGGCTTCGCCTGCGTTAGTGGTTCACTCAACTAGCCTTGCAGGGTTTGTCGGATCGGTTAATACTGCATCGCCATACCGAGTTATGACCTAAGCGTCTGACGGCAAGGACTTAATGCAACCCATCTCCGTCAAGTTAGACGTCACGGGGCCAGGTTATACGTCAGAAAGTGACGTCTAAATTACGTTAGGCAGCGGAGAAGAAGATGATCATGTCGGGAACTGAGCTGCTTGATTTACTCCAATGGCCGGCCATGCTCGCGACGCTCATCGCTGCATGGCTCGTCGGATCCTCATCGAAGCCGAAGCGCAATTCCGGCTTTTGGTGGTTTATAGCAAGCAACGTGCTGTGGGCTATTTGGGGATGGCATGCTCATGCCTATGCACTCATCGTTCTTCAGGCGGGACTCTTCGCTCTCAACATTCGCGGAGCCAAGAAGAGTGAACCTGCTGCCTAACCCGGCGCTGCAGCCGACGGGACACGCCTTCGGCGCGCCCGCGGCTGAGCTTGGTCGTTCGCCAGACATGAGAAATTAACCCGCCCGCGGTGCGGGGAACCGCAAGTAAATACGCCACCGTAGGCGGCTCGACTAAATGAAAAAGCGATGAAAGACTACAAATACCTCGCTTCCCGTGATAATCAACAACCCCAGGGGAAATCCCGGGAGAAGGAAACCATGAACTATATCGCGCGTCCGGCGTGGCTGAACCAGTGGTGGCAGATCGGCGTCATGTTCCTGATGCCGGTTGTGTTCGTTCTGGCCTATCTCAAGGGCCATCAGTATTTCTCGCCCGAGAACCTGCGGGTGGTTTACGTGGTGATCGTGGCGGTGTTCGTCTATCTGATCGCCGTCGTGGTTTACCGGCGCTATTCCTGGGCCTACTCCATCAATGGCGAGACCATCGAAAGCCGCGAGGGGCTGATCGCGCGCAAGGTGAAATCCATTCGCATCCGGGACCTGCGCAATATCAACGTGAACCAGACGCTGTTCCAGCGGATCGTGAGCGTGGGCGATGTGGAGTTTTCCAGTGCCGGGGGCAGCGGGATTGAAGTGACCTTCCGCGGCGTGGACGACCCTCTGGAGGTCAAGGCGCAAGCCCAGCGCATGCAGGGCAAGACTTCGGGCGATTGATCAATCCGGCGTGATCAATGATCGCGCCGTGCCAGCCGCCGGATCCCGTGGCGCAGCTCTTTCGGAGACGGTGGCAGAGCGCCCAAAGAAACTTCGCTCATTGCGGCTACTGCGCCCATTGCCGAAGGAGCGTTCGCCTCGGGCACTGGGCGCTAGCGCGAGTAACCCCAGCTGTCTTTCAGATACGCATCGAGCCCGGCGAACTCTTCCTTGCTGGCATACGCCAATCCCTTTTCGCCGCCGTAGGCCGAGACCAGTCGGGAAACCGCCGGCGAACCCTCTTGGGACATCAACGCCGCGGCGATCAGCGCCTGATCCTGGGTGGTGATGCGCGGACCAGCCGAGAACGCCTGGTTCGGCAGTGTCTTGGTCGTGTACACGACACGCACGACGTTTTCGTGGTTGGAAAATTTCTTCAGGCTCGCCATGGGCACGATGGCGGCCGTGCATTTTTTCTCGAATGCCACCGCCTCATACGCCTTGTTCCAGCCAATGCTGTTGATGATCAGCGGTTGGCGCGCCGGATTGTCGAACTGCTCAAGAACGCTGAGTGTGCCCAGGTTGGGCGGGTCCATGCCGCACACCTTCTGCCCGGCGAGCTGCTTGAGTTCCGTGATGCGTTTTTCGTCCTTGCGTACCACGACGACGAAGGCGTGCTCGCCCGCCACTTTCACCAGCGCGCTGTGGCGCAGATGCGAAATGCGCCAGCTGTTGAAGTGCGGTCCGTCAAACACCAGGTCGTAACTGCCGCGCTGCATCTCGGTTTGGTAGGTGAGCCAGTCTTTCGGATAGCGATAGACAATCGTCTTGTTGGTTATGCGCGAGAGATACTCGGCGATCGGCTGATAGGTGCGCAGCGCGTCTTCCTCGGTTTCGCGCGGCGGGGCGCTGAACACCAGCACATTGTCGGCGCCGGCCGGCAGGCCGCGTGCGACGCCCTCGAGTGACGGGCGACTGGTAGTGGATTCCGGTGGCGCGAAGGAGGTCTTGCGCGCACCGGGGGCCTGCTCCGCGGCACTGACGCCCGCGGCAAACAACAACGCGCCCAGCGAAACCGCGCTGGTGGTGTTTATAATTTTTTTGCTGAATCCGGACACGAGACCTCCTTGTTAAACGAGTAGTTAAATCCTGAACGGGTTTACCGGCAGTGCGCGGCGCGCCTCAGTAGTAACCCCATTCGTTGCGAAGAAATTCCGCCAGACCTTGATATTCCTGATTGTTGGCGAGGGCAAAGCTTTCACCGACTTTGTAGGCGGTGCGAAGTTTTTCCGTCGGAACGGCGGCGTCCGGCGAGGCCAGCGCCTGCGCTATCCGCGTTTGGTCTTCCAGTGACACACGCGGTCCGGCGGAGAATGCCTGGTTCGGCATGGCCTGGGTCTTGAAGACGACGCGGGTCAAGCCGGTCTTGTCGTATTTCTTCAGGTTGAGCGCCGGCAGCACGCCGCCCACGCACTTGCCGCTGACGACACCCTCGTATATTTGCTCCCAGCCCTTGGTATTGATGATCACCGGCTGGCGTGAGGGGTTGTCAAACTGGCTGAGCAGTACCAGCGTCCCGAGATTCGGTGGCGCGTGGGTGCAGAAGGTACGGCCCGCCAGCTGCTGAACGTTCTGGAACGATGTCTTGTCTTTTCTGACGATGACGGTGAATTCATGACGCTCGGGAATTTTCACCAGAATGTTGTGGCTCTGCTTTTCCATGCGGTAGCTGTTGAAATGCGGTCCATCAAAGATGATGTCGTAGCCACCCTTGAGCATCTCCGTGCGGTACACGCCCCACGTTCCCGGATTCTTGTAGCGGACCTTCTTGCCGATGGCCTGGCTGAGGTAAGCGGCCACCGGCTGATACATTTCCGTGCTGGCTTCCGCCGATTCGCGCGGCGGAGCGGTGAAGATCAGGGCATCCTGTTCTTCGATAATACGTTCCGGCAGGGTCTGTTTGGCTGGCGCGGGCGCCGATTGGGTGAAGACGACTTTCTTGATGGCGGCGGCGATGGCTTGCATCGGCGCCATTTTCTCGCCGGACGAATCCGCCGCCAGTGACGGCGCAAAGGCGAGGGAAAACACAACCAGTGAAACTACCACGGTGGACTTGATGTTCATCACAACTCTCCTTGTTGCACCCGCTTCCCCAACCGCTGATGCTTTTCAACTGCGTGACAATTCACGACAGTGAATGCGATCTATATAGGAAGGAGAGCCTAGCGCGGGTTTGCTCCAAATCCAGTGACCATTTTTGGCATATCCTCCAGACCGACAAGCGGCCGTTTTAATTTCGCCAGCGGTCATGCAACCGGTCAGAACGCCGCTTTAATTAATCCTTGTCGTATCAGGAATACCGTGCGTCAAATCCCGAGGGATAATTAAATATATTCGGGTTCCGCGTGCAGGGTTTTCGGGTTGGTTGGCAACAGGGAAGGTAATGAAAGCTACGCATCGTCATTCTGATTCTGTTTCCCCGGAACTTTCCCTGTCCTCCATTTTCTGGCTTTTTTTCCGCATCGCCTGCACCAGCTTCGGCGGCTTCATGGCCATGATCTCGGTGGTCGAGAACGTGGTGGTGGAACGCAAAAAACTGCTCTCGCACCAGACCATGCTCGACGGCATCTCGCTGGCCTCGATGCTTCCCGGACCGGTCGCGGTCAATGTTTGCACTTACGTGGGTTACCGACTGCGCGGACGTGCCGGTGCACTGGTGGCCGCGACGGCCGCGATCCTGCCGGCCTTCGTGCTGGTGGTGGTGTTGTCGGCCGCCTATTTCCGCTGGGGCCAAATCCCGGTGGTAAGCAAACTATTCATGGGCTTCATTCCGGCGGTGGCGGCGGTGATTGTGGCCGCGGCGTGGAACATGAGCCGGAAATCATTAATCGGTCTGCGTGAAGAGGCGATCGCCATTGTCGCCTTCGTGGCGCTGCTCGGCATTGGCGGTTTCTACAGCACACTGGGAATCATTATTGGCGGCGGCATCATTGGCTGGCTGCTGTTCCGGACCGACCGGGAATCGCCCTCACAACCAGACAAGAAACGAAATACGTCCGGTGGAACACAATTCAACGCCAATGCCCTGCTGCTGAGCTCCATGCCGATGGTTCAGATTCCGTGGTGGAGCGTCGACCCCGCCATCCTGATGAAGCTGTTCAGTGTGTTCGCCGGCATGAGCTTGATGCTCTTCGGCGGCGGCTACGTGTTCATCCCGCTGATCCAGGAAATTGTCGTGACCAAGCAGCAATGGGTGACAACGCAGGAATTCATTGACGGCATCGCGCTGGGACAGATCACCCCCGGCCCGATACTCGTGAGCGCGGCGTTCATCGGGCTCAAGGTCGCGGGGCTGGCTGGAGCGGTGGTCGCCACCGTGGCCATCTTCGCCCCCCCGGCGCTGCTGATGGTCGCGGCCTCCGGCGTTTTTGACCGTCTGCAGCGTTCCAGCGCCATTCAGGCGGCCTTGCGTGGCGTGCGCCCGGCGGTGATCGGCATGATCTTCGCCGCTGCCGTGGTAGTGGGGCGGACCGCGGCGCCGGTATGGTATTCGATCGCCATTTTTGCGATCGCGTTATACGCGCTGATTCGTTTTCGCGTGGAGGCGGTGTGGGTTATCCCGGCCGCCGGTCTCGCGGGATGGTGGCTGTATTGAGATGTGGCGCATCGCGGGTGCGATGTCTTTAAACAGGAAGTGTGGTTACAGGAGTGATTGCCATGAATATCTTTATGATCGGAACCCAGCGCTCAGGATCGAATCTTTTGCGCCTGATGCTGAACGAGCTGCCCCGCATCGCCGCACCGCACCCGCCGCATATCCTGCAACGCATGATGCCGCTGGCACAGAACTACGGCGATCTCGACAGGCGCGAGAACTTCGCGCAGCTGGTGGATGACGTCTGTCGTCTGGTCGAGCTCAATCCGGTACCGTGGGAAGGCGTGACGCTCAAGCGGCTCGACATCCAGTTGCGCTGCCGCCGACACACGCTCATGGCGGTGTGCGAGGCGGTCTACGACGTGATGGCTGAGGCCTGGGAGGCGCGCAGCTGGTGCTGCAAAAGCCTCGCCAACATCCAGTACCTGCCGCAGATCGAGGAACACTTCCGCAGCCCGCGCTACATATATCTTTATCGTGACGGACGTGACGTGGCCTGTTCGTTCCGCAAGGCCGTGGTGGGCGAGAAGCACTTCTACCACATCGCCAGGGAATGGGCCGCGGCCCAGCAGCTGGCGCTCGAAATGCGCGAACGCATCGGGCCCAGCCGTTTCATCAGCATCAGTTACGAGTCGCTGACGAGCGCGCCGGAGCTCACCATGCGTTTGTTGTGCAAGTTTCTGGGCGTGCGCTTCAGCCCGTCGATGCTGGAGTTCTACAAATCTGACGAGGCCAAGCGTGCGGCCGAATCAAGCCAATTGTGGGGTAACGTGGCCAAGCCGATCATGGCCAATAACACCCGCAAGTTCCTCAGTGAGGCCAGCGAATCGGACATCCGCATCTTCGAGTCGGTGGCGGGCGATGTGTTGCATGCCCTTGGATACCAGACCCTGTACGTTCCCCGGGGCGCGAAGAGGGACTTCAGCCAACAGGAGATCCTGCTTTTCAATGCGGAGAATCTCTGGCTCAAGGAAGAGGTGTTGCGGCGCACCAGCGCGGAAGACCTCAAGCGCCGTGATTGCCAGTCGGGCCTGATTCAGGAAATCCGCGACCGCGGCCAGATGTCACCGCCGTCGATGCGCGCCATCGCCTGACATTGATAAATAATAATAAAACTTGGAACCACGGGGAGCACGGGGATGGCTAGAAAGTCCAAAGAATCAGGATTAATCTATTTATTTTCCCCCGTGTTCCCCGTGGTTTAGGGTTTTTGTTTTTTTTTTGGTGGGACTCTCTAAGTCAGGTCGAGGTCCTTAAGCTTGCGCGTGAGGGTGTTGCGCCCCCAGCCGAGTTTGCGGGCCGCGTCCTGCTTGCGGCCGCCGGCGTGCTTGAGCGCGGCTTCGATCAGGATACGCTCGAAGCTGTCGTTAATCCCTTTGAAGATCTCATCCTCACCGCGTGCCAGACTTTGTTCGACGGTGTTCTTTAGCTGACCTTCCCAGTCCGCGCTGTTAATTTTCCCGGCGTCGGCTGCCAGCAGCTCCGGCGGCAGATCCTCGACGCGCACCGTCTGTCCGGGGGCCATGACGGTCAGCCAGCGGCAGGTGTTTTCCAGTTGCCGCACGTTGCCCGGCCAGGGGAGACGACTGAGATATTCCTCTGCCGGCGGGGCCAGATGTTTGGTTTCCACGCCGAGTTCGATGGCAGATTTCTTCATAAAATAACTGGCCAGCGCCGGGATGTCCTCGCGCCGTTCGCGCAGCGGTGGCAGATGAATGCGAATCACGTTCAGGCGATGGAACAGGTCTTCGCGGAATTGCCCGTCCTTCACGCGACTTTCCAGGTTCTGGTTGGTGGCGGCGATAATGCGCACATTGGTTTCCACCTGCTCGTGCCCACCGACGCGATAGAATTTGCCGTCCTGCAGCACGCGTAACAGGCGTGTTTGCAGCGCTGGCGGCATGTCGCCGATTTCATCAAGGAATAACGTGCCCCCATTGGCCTGCTCGAAACGCCCCATGCGCTGATGCGTGGCGCCGGTAAAGGAGCCCTTTTCGTGGCCGAACAGTTCGGATTCGAGCAGCTCGCCCGGGATCGCGGCGATGTTGATGGCGATGAAGGGCTTGTCGGCACGCGGGCTGTGATTGTGCAGAGCGCTGGCCACCAGCTCCTTGCCGGTACCGGATTCGCCGTTGATGAGCACGCTCAGGTGTGACCCCGACAGGCGCCCGATGGCGCGGAACACTTCCTGCATTGAGGCGGCCGAGCCGATGATTTCCGGTGCCTGGTCGTTGCCCGGTGCTTCCACCTTTTGCCGCCGCCGGTGTTCGATGGCGCGCCGTGTCAGGCGCACCGCCTCGTCCACGTCGAAGGGCTTCGGCAGATACTCAAATGCGCCGCCGCGATAGGAGGCGACGGCGCTTTCCAGGTCGGTGTGGGCGGTAATGATGATCACCGGAATCTCTGGCGCCTTGGCGTGAATGGTCTTGAGCAATTCAAGCCCACTGATACCGGGCATGCGGATATCCGAAATCACCACATCCGGCCGCTGACGATCGAGCAAGTCGGCAATGTCATTGGCGGATTCGAAAGTCTTCACGGTGATGTCCGCCTGGGTCAGGGCCTTTTCCAGCACCCAGCGAATGGAGCGGTCGTCGTCAATGACCCAGACAATATCCGGTCTAGCCATGCCCGTTCTCCAGTGGCAGGTAAATGCTGAACACGGTGTGTCCCGGACGACTCTGGCACTCAATTAGCCCGCCGTGTTTGGCGATGATGTCCTGCGCGATGGACAGGCCCAGACCGGTACCGCCGGGCTTGGCCGTGACCATCGGATAGAAAATATGCTCCCGGATTTCCTCGGGGATGCCGGGTCCGTTGTCCTCGATGTCGGCGCGCAGCACCAGGCGGTGGCGCTTTTGTCCGATGGTAAAGCTGCGCTCGATGTTTGTCCGCAGGCGGATTATTCCCTGGTGTTGAATCGCCTCGGACGAATTGCGCACGATGTTGAGGATTGCCTGAATGAGCTGTTCGGGCTCGCCGTCGAATTCCGGCAGGCTCGGATCATAATCGCGCTCAAGTGTGAGCCCGACCGGCACCTCCACCAGCATCAGCTTGCGCACATGCTCCAGGATTTCGTGGATATTGACTGGCCGCTTTTTCAGCGGCTGATGTGGGCCCATCATGCGGTCCACGAGATTACGCAGGCGATCGGCCTCGTGGATAATGATGCGGGTGTATTCCCGAAGCGATTTGTCCGGCAGCTCGCGTTCCAGCAGTTGCGCCGCGCCGCGCAAACCCCCGAGCGGGTTTTTGATTTCGTGTGCCAGCCCGCGCATCACCGCGCGGTTGGCCGCCTGACGCTCCAGCGTATTTTCATCGCGTGCCAGACGCAGTAACCGGTCCACCTGCGTGAGTTCCACCAGCAACGCCCCTTCTGTCCCGGCGTCGGTCAGCGGCGTTACCGTGCAATCCACGGTGATGGTTCGGGCGCCCGGCAGTTTCAGCACGACGCCACGGGCGGTGAAGGGGTGCTGGCTCTCAAGCGTTTGCAGGAGCGTCTTGGCCGCCATTCGCGCATGCGGCAGCAGATCGGTCAGCGACTGACCGATGGCTTTCTTGGCGCTGATCTCGAACAACATTTCGCCTGCAGGATTGATGCTGGACAGACGCAGATGAGCGTCGAAGGTCAGCACGGCTGTCGTCAGGTTTTCGAGAATCTGCGGGAGAGATCCAGTGCGCATGGGCCACCTGTCAGGAGCTATCTGGGCTGAGGCAACTTGTTTCACAACTCTAAAAATCCTTAAGAATAAATGACTTATAAAATTCTTGGATTCAGAATCTATCATGCACCATTTTGGTGCATGGGGATATATCCATACCGGCTCCCAAAAACAATCGCCCCCTGAGCGGGGGCGATTGAGGTTACGGTAAAGACATGCGCCCCTAGACGCTGTAGTACATGTCGAACTCGATCGGATGCGTGGTCATGCGCATGCGCGTGACTTCCTGCATCTTGAGACTGATGTAGGAGTCGATGACATCGTCGGTGAACACGCCGCCGGCCTTGAGGAAGGCGCGATCCTTGTCGAGCGCTTCGAGCGCCTGATCGAGCGCATGGCACACGGTCGGGATCTTCTTGGCCTCTTCCGCCGGCAAGTCGTACAGGTCCTTGTCCATGGCTTCGCCGGGATGGGTTTTATTCATGATG
The Sulfuricaulis sp. DNA segment above includes these coding regions:
- a CDS encoding PhnD/SsuA/transferrin family substrate-binding protein, which gives rise to MNIKSTVVVSLVVFSLAFAPSLAADSSGEKMAPMQAIAAAIKKVVFTQSAPAPAKQTLPERIIEEQDALIFTAPPRESAEASTEMYQPVAAYLSQAIGKKVRYKNPGTWGVYRTEMLKGGYDIIFDGPHFNSYRMEKQSHNILVKIPERHEFTVIVRKDKTSFQNVQQLAGRTFCTHAPPNLGTLVLLSQFDNPSRQPVIINTKGWEQIYEGVVSGKCVGGVLPALNLKKYDKTGLTRVVFKTQAMPNQAFSAGPRVSLEDQTRIAQALASPDAAVPTEKLRTAYKVGESFALANNQEYQGLAEFLRNEWGYY
- a CDS encoding UbiH/UbiF/VisC/COQ6 family ubiquinone biosynthesis hydroxylase, coding for MKSSYDIVIVGGGMVGAALACALGNSSLKVALLDRTPAPPSTDKEYDLRVSAITWASRALFENLGVWEGMERRRAAPVREMQVWSGEGSGSIHFNAAEIGEAALSWIIENNVIQSALIERLHQFTNVHYLCPVEIADITLADNGAVVTLKDGRSLNAKLLVGADGADSVVRHAAAIETQSLNLHQKGIVATVTTEKPHEATARQRFLATGPLAFLPLGEAHTCSIVWSADTARADHLTALDDVAFIAELQKSFGDSLGLIQKISPRAAFPLALSHAKAYTAPHLALVGDAAHTVHPLAGQGVNLGFLDAATLAEVLLDAAAKQKDIGAHEVLRRYERWRKGDNLAMVSITGGFKYLFGNELPVVSQLRNWGLDLTNAATPIKNLIMRRASGLEGDLPKLTRRAL
- the ntrC gene encoding nitrogen regulation protein NR(I); this encodes MARPDIVWVIDDDRSIRWVLEKALTQADITVKTFESANDIADLLDRQRPDVVISDIRMPGISGLELLKTIHAKAPEIPVIIITAHTDLESAVASYRGGAFEYLPKPFDVDEAVRLTRRAIEHRRRQKVEAPGNDQAPEIIGSAASMQEVFRAIGRLSGSHLSVLINGESGTGKELVASALHNHSPRADKPFIAINIAAIPGELLESELFGHEKGSFTGATHQRMGRFEQANGGTLFLDEIGDMPPALQTRLLRVLQDGKFYRVGGHEQVETNVRIIAATNQNLESRVKDGQFREDLFHRLNVIRIHLPPLRERREDIPALASYFMKKSAIELGVETKHLAPPAEEYLSRLPWPGNVRQLENTCRWLTVMAPGQTVRVEDLPPELLAADAGKINSADWEGQLKNTVEQSLARGEDEIFKGINDSFERILIEAALKHAGGRKQDAARKLGWGRNTLTRKLKDLDLT
- a CDS encoding sulfotransferase, with the translated sequence MNIFMIGTQRSGSNLLRLMLNELPRIAAPHPPHILQRMMPLAQNYGDLDRRENFAQLVDDVCRLVELNPVPWEGVTLKRLDIQLRCRRHTLMAVCEAVYDVMAEAWEARSWCCKSLANIQYLPQIEEHFRSPRYIYLYRDGRDVACSFRKAVVGEKHFYHIAREWAAAQQLALEMRERIGPSRFISISYESLTSAPELTMRLLCKFLGVRFSPSMLEFYKSDEAKRAAESSQLWGNVAKPIMANNTRKFLSEASESDIRIFESVAGDVLHALGYQTLYVPRGAKRDFSQQEILLFNAENLWLKEEVLRRTSAEDLKRRDCQSGLIQEIRDRGQMSPPSMRAIA
- a CDS encoding PH domain-containing protein — translated: MNYIARPAWLNQWWQIGVMFLMPVVFVLAYLKGHQYFSPENLRVVYVVIVAVFVYLIAVVVYRRYSWAYSINGETIESREGLIARKVKSIRIRDLRNINVNQTLFQRIVSVGDVEFSSAGGSGIEVTFRGVDDPLEVKAQAQRMQGKTSGD
- the glnL gene encoding nitrogen regulation protein NR(II) encodes the protein MRTGSLPQILENLTTAVLTFDAHLRLSSINPAGEMLFEISAKKAIGQSLTDLLPHARMAAKTLLQTLESQHPFTARGVVLKLPGARTITVDCTVTPLTDAGTEGALLVELTQVDRLLRLARDENTLERQAANRAVMRGLAHEIKNPLGGLRGAAQLLERELPDKSLREYTRIIIHEADRLRNLVDRMMGPHQPLKKRPVNIHEILEHVRKLMLVEVPVGLTLERDYDPSLPEFDGEPEQLIQAILNIVRNSSEAIQHQGIIRLRTNIERSFTIGQKRHRLVLRADIEDNGPGIPEEIREHIFYPMVTAKPGGTGLGLSIAQDIIAKHGGLIECQSRPGHTVFSIYLPLENGHG
- a CDS encoding PhnD/SsuA/transferrin family substrate-binding protein; the protein is MSGFSKKIINTTSAVSLGALLFAAGVSAAEQAPGARKTSFAPPESTTSRPSLEGVARGLPAGADNVLVFSAPPRETEEDALRTYQPIAEYLSRITNKTIVYRYPKDWLTYQTEMQRGSYDLVFDGPHFNSWRISHLRHSALVKVAGEHAFVVVVRKDEKRITELKQLAGQKVCGMDPPNLGTLSVLEQFDNPARQPLIINSIGWNKAYEAVAFEKKCTAAIVPMASLKKFSNHENVVRVVYTTKTLPNQAFSAGPRITTQDQALIAAALMSQEGSPAVSRLVSAYGGEKGLAYASKEEFAGLDAYLKDSWGYSR
- the chrA gene encoding chromate efflux transporter, whose product is MKATHRHSDSVSPELSLSSIFWLFFRIACTSFGGFMAMISVVENVVVERKKLLSHQTMLDGISLASMLPGPVAVNVCTYVGYRLRGRAGALVAATAAILPAFVLVVVLSAAYFRWGQIPVVSKLFMGFIPAVAAVIVAAAWNMSRKSLIGLREEAIAIVAFVALLGIGGFYSTLGIIIGGGIIGWLLFRTDRESPSQPDKKRNTSGGTQFNANALLLSSMPMVQIPWWSVDPAILMKLFSVFAGMSLMLFGGGYVFIPLIQEIVVTKQQWVTTQEFIDGIALGQITPGPILVSAAFIGLKVAGLAGAVVATVAIFAPPALLMVAASGVFDRLQRSSAIQAALRGVRPAVIGMIFAAAVVVGRTAAPVWYSIAIFAIALYALIRFRVEAVWVIPAAGLAGWWLY